Proteins encoded within one genomic window of Pseudorasbora parva isolate DD20220531a chromosome 3, ASM2467924v1, whole genome shotgun sequence:
- the LOC137071047 gene encoding myosin heavy chain, fast skeletal muscle-like yields MSTDAEMAIYGKAAIYLRKPEKERIEAQSKPFDAKTACYVADEKELYLKGTIKSKDGGKVTVILLDTKEERVAKEDDVHPMNPPKFDKIEDMAMMTHLNEASVLYNLKERYAAWMIYTYSGLFCATVNPYKWLPVYDAEVVSAYRGKKRMEAPPHIFSVSDNAYQFMLCDRENQSVLITGESGAGKTVNTKRVIQYFATIAVAGGEKKKDQTPGKMQGSLEDQIIAANPLLEAYGNAKTVRNDNSSRFGKFIRIHFGTSGKLASADIETYLLEKSRVSFQLPDERGYHIFYQMMTNHKPELIEMTLITTNPYDFPMCSQGQITVASIDDTVELDATDSAIDILGFSNEEKMGIYKFTGAVLHHGNMKFKQKQREEQAEPDGTEEADKVAYLLGLNSADMLKALCYPRVKVGNEFVTKGQTVPQVYNSVSALAKSIYERMFLWMVIRINQMLDTKQQRNFYIGVLDIAGFEIFDYNSMEQLCINFTNEKLQQFFNHTMFVLEQEEYKKEGIIWEFIDFGMDLAACIELIEKPMGIFSILEEECMFPKATDTSFKNKLYDQHLGKNKAFEKPKPAKGKAEAHFSLVHYAGTVDYNITGWLDKNKDPLNESVLQLYQKSSVKLLATLYPPVVEETGGGKKGGKKKGGSMQTVSSQFRENLGKLMTNLRSTHPHFVRCLIPNESKTPGLMENFLVIHQLRCNGVLEGIRICRKGFPSRILYADFKQRYKVLNAGVIPEGQFMDNKKASEKLLGSIDVNHDEYRFGHTKVFFKAGLLGTLEEMRDEKLATLVTMTQALCRGYLMRREFVKMTARRDAIYTLQYNIRSFMNVKHWPWMKVYYKIKPLLKSAETEKELATMKEDFTKCKEDLAKAEAKKKELEEKMVSLLQEKNDLQLQVASESENLSDAEERCEGLIKSKIQLEAKLKETTERLEDEEEINAELTAKKRKLEDECSELKKDIDDLELTLAKVEKEKHATENKVKNLTEEMAAQDESIAKLTKEKKALQEAHQQTLDDLQAEEDKVNTLTKSKTKLEQQVDDLEGSLEQEKKLRMDLERAKRKLEGDLKLAQESIMDLENDKQQSDEKLKKKDFETSQLLSKIEDEQSLGAQLQKKIKELQARIEELEEEIEAERAARAKVEKQRADLSRELEEISERLEEAGGATAAQIEMNKKREAEFQKLRRDLEESTLQHEATAAALRKKQADSVAELGEQIDNLQRVKQKLEKEKSEYKMEIDDLSSNMEAVAKAKANLEKMCRTLEDQLSEIKSKNDENLRQINDLSAQRARLQTENGEFGRQLEEKEALVSQLTRGKQAFTQQIEELKRHIEEEVKAKNALAHAVQSARHDCDLLREQFEEEQEAKAELQRGMSKANSEVAQWRTKYETDAIQRTEELEESKKKLAQRLQEAEEQIEAVNSKCASLEKTKQRLQGEVEDLMIDVERANGLAANLDKKQRNFDKVLAEWKQKYEEGQAELEGAQKEARSLSTELFKMKNSYEESLDQLETLKRENKNLQQEISDLTEQLGETGKSIHELEKAKKAVETEKSEIQTALEEAEGTLEHEESKILRVQLELNQVKGEIDRKLAEKDEEIEQIKRNSQRVIESMQGTLDSEVRSRNDSLRIKKKMEGDLNEMEIQLSHANRQAAEAQKQLRNVQGQLKDAQLHLDDAQRGQEDMKEQVAMVERRNTLMQSEIEELRAALEQTERSRKVAEQELVDISERVGLLHSQNTSLLNTKKKLEADLVQIQSEVDDTVQEARNAEEKAKKAITDAAMMAEELKKEQDTSAHLERMKKNLEVTVKDLQHRLDEAENLAMKGGKKQLQKLESRVRELEAEVEAEQRRGADAVKGVRKYERRVKELTYQTEEDKKNLNRLQDLVDKLQLKVKAYKRQAEESEEQANTHLSKLRKVQHEFEEAEERADIAESQVNKLRAKSRDAGKGKEAAE; encoded by the exons ATGAGTACGGACGCGGAGATGGCCATTTATGGCAAGGCTGCCATTTACCTCCGTAAGCCTGAGAAGGAGAGAATCGAGGCTCAGAGCAAACCATTTGATGCCAAGACTGCCTGCTATGTGGCTGATGAGAAAGAGTTGTACCTCAAGGGAACGATCAAGAGCAAAGATGGTGGCAAAGTCACGGTTATTTTGCTTGACACTAAGGAG GAGAGAGTTGCTAAGGAGGATGATGTCCACCCAATGAATCCTCCCAAGTTTGACAAGATTGAGGACATGGCCATGATGACCCATCTCAATGAAGCCTCTGTGCTGTATAACCTCAAAGAGCGTTATGCTGCATGGATGATCTAC ACCTACTCTGGACTCTTCTGTGCAACTGTGAACCCCTACAAGTGGCTCCCAGTGTATGATGCTGAAGTTGTGTCTGCCTACAGAGGCAAAAAGCGTATGGAGGCCCCACCCCACATCTTCTCTGTCTCTGACAACGCCTATCAATTCATGCTGTGTG ACAGAGAGAACCAGTCTGTCCTGATTAC TGGGGAATCTGGTGCTGGAAAGACTGTGAACACCAAACGTGTCATCCAGTACTTTGCCACAATTGCAGTGGCAGGTGGTGAGAAGAAGAAAGACCAGACTCCAGGCAAAATGCAG GGCTCTCTTGAGGACCAGATCATTGCTGCCAACCCTCTGCTTGAGGCTTATGGTAATGCCAAGACTGTGAGAAATGACAACTCCTCTCGTTTT GGTAAATTCATCAGAATTCACTTCGGTACATCTGGAAAACTGGCTAGTGCTGACATTGAGACAT ATCTGCTGGAGAAGTCTAGAGTGTCATTCCAGCTTCCAGATGAGAGAGGCTACCACATCTTCTACCAGATGATGACCAACCATAAGCCTGAGCTGATTG AAATGACACTCATCACCACCAACCCCTATGACTTCCCCATGTGCAGTCAGGGTCAGATCACAGTGGCCAGCATTGATGATACAGTGGAGCTGGATGCTACTGAT AGTGCTATTGACATTCTGGGCTTTAGTAATGAGGAGAAAATGGGCATCTACAAGTTCACTGGAGCTGTGCTTCATCATGGCAACATGAAGTTCAAGCAGAAGCAGCGTGAGGAGCAGGCTGAGCCTGATGGCACAGAGG AGGCTGACAAAGTTGCCTACCTTCTGGGTTTGAACTCTGCTGATATGCTGAAGGCTTTGTGCTACCCCAGAGTCAAGGTCGGAAATGAGTTTGTGACCAAAGGCCAGACCGTGCCACAG GTGTATAACTCTGTTAGTGCATTGGCAAAATCTATCTATGAGAGGATGTTCTTGTGGATGGTCATTCGTATCAACCAGATGTTGGACACAAAACAACAAAGAAATTTCTACATTGGTGTGCTGGATATTGCTGGCTTTGAGATCTTTGAC TACAACAGCATGGAGCAGCTGTGCATCAACTTCACCAATGAGAAACTGCAACAGTTTTTCAACCACACCATGTTTGTGCTGGAACAAGAGGAGTACAAGAAGGAGGGCATTATTTGGGAGTTCATTGACTTCGGCATGGACTTGGCTGCTTGCATTGAGCTCATTGAGAAG CCCATGGGTATCTTCTCCATCCTTGAAGAGGAGTGCATGTTCCCCAAAGCTACAGACACTTCCTTCAAGAACAAGCTGTATGATCAGCATCTTGGCAAGAACAAAGCTTTTGAGAAACCAAAGCCTGCCAAAGGCAAGGCTGAAGCCCACTTCTCCCTGGTTCACTACGCTGGAACCGTGGACTACAACATCACTGGCTGGTTGGACAAGAACAAGGATCCACTGAACGAGTCTGTTTTGCAGCTGTACCAGAAGTCTTCTGTTAAACTGCTGGCTACTCTCTACCCACCTGTTGTTGAGG AGACTGGTGGCGGAAAGAAGGGAGGCAAGAAGAAGGGTGGCTCCATGCAGACTGTGTCTTCTCAGTTCAGA GAGAACTTGGGCAAGCTCATGACCAACTTGAGGAGCACTCATCCTCACTTTGTGCGTTGCCTGATTCCCAATGAGTCCAAGACTCCAG GTCTCATGGAGAACTTCCTGGTTATCCACCAGCTGAGGTGTAACGGTGTACTTGAAGGTATCAGAATCTGCAGAAAGGGTTTCCCCAGCAGAATCCTCTATGCTGACTTCAAGCAGAG ATACAAGGTGTTGAATGCCGGTGTTATCCCAGAGGGACAGTTTATGGATAACAAGAAGGCCAGTGAGAAACTCCTGGGATCCATCGACGTTAATCATGATGAGTACAGATTTGGACACACAAAG GTGTTCTTCAAAGCTGGTCTTCTGGGTACTCTTGAGGAGATGCGTGATGAGAAACTTGCAACTCTGGTCACAATGACTCAGGCTTTGTGCCGTGGCTACCTGATGAGGAGGGAGTTCGTGAAGATGACGGCAAGGAG GGATGCAATTTACACCCTCCAATACAACATCCGCTCATTCATGAATGTCAAACACTGGCCATGGATGAAGGTTTATTACAAGATTAAGCCTCTGCTGAAGAGTGCTGAGACTGAGAAGGAGCTGGCAACCATGAAAGAGGACTTTACAAAATGCAAGGAAGATCTTGCCAAGGCTGAAGCCAAAAAGAAGGAGCTTGAAGAGAAGATGGTATCACTGCTGCAAGAGAAAAATGATCTGCAGCTGCAAGTAGCATCT GAATCTGAGAATCTCTCAGATGCAGAGGAGAGGTGTGAGGGTCTGATCAAAAGCAAAATTCAGCTTGAAGCTAAACTCAAAGAGACAACTGAGAGACTGGAGGATGAGGAAGAAATCAATGCTGAACTGACAGCTAAGAAGAGGAAACTGGAGGATGAGTGCTCTGAGCTGAAGAAAGACATTGATGACCTGGAGCTCACCTTGGCTAAAGTGGAGAAGGAGAAACATGCCACTGAGAATAAG GTCAAGAACTTGACTGAGGAAATGGCAGCTCAGGATGAGAGCATTGCCAAGCTTACAAAGGAGAAGAAAGCCCTCCAAGAGGCACATCAGCAGACACTGGATGATCTTCAGGCCGAGGAGGACAAAGTCAACACCCTGACCAAATCCAAGACAAAACTTGAGCAGCAAGTTGATGAT CTTGAGGGTTCCCTTGAACAAGAGAAGAAGCTCCGCATGGATCTTGAGAGAGCCAAGAGAAAGCTTGAAGGAGACCTAAAATTAGCCCAGGAGTCCATCATGGACCTGGAGAATGACAAGCAGcaatctgatgagaagctgaagaA AAAAGACTTTGAAACGAGTCAGCTGCTCAGCAAAATAGAAGATGAACAATCTCTGGGTGCTCAACTCCAGAAGAAGATTAAGGAGCTCCAG GCTCGCATTGAAGAACTGGAGGAAGAGATTGAGGCTGAGCGCGCTGCTCGTGCCAAGGTTGAGAAGCAAAGAGCTGATCTCTCCAGGGAACTTGAGGAGATCAGTGAGAGGCTTGAGGAGGCTGGAGGAGCCACTGCTGCTCAGATCGAGATGAATAAGAAGAGAGAAGCTGAATTCCAGAAGCTGCGTCGTGATCTTGAAGAGTCCACCCTCCAGCATGAAGCTACTGCTGCTGCCCTCCGCAAGAAGCAGGCAGACAGTGTGGCTGAGCTGGGAGAGCAAATCGACAACCTGCAGCGTGTCAAGCAGAAGCttgagaaagagaagagtgaaTACAAAATGGAGATTGATGATCTTTCCAGTAACATGGAGGCTGTTGCCAAAGCAAAG GCTAATCTTGAGAAGATGTGCCGCACACTTGAGGACCAACTTAGTGAAATTAAGTCCAAGAATGACGAGAACCTTCGCCAGATAAATGACCTCAGTGCTCAGAGAGCAAGACTTCAAACTGAAAATG GTGAGTTTGGCCGTCAACTGGAGGAGAAGGAGGCTCTGGTTTCTCAGCTCACCAGAGGCAAACAAGCTTTCACTCAGCAAATTGAGGAGCTTAAGAGGCATATTGAAGAGGAGGTTAAG GCTAAGAACGCACTGGCCCATGCTGTGCAATCAGCCCGTCATGACTGTGACCTGCTCCGTGAGCAGTTTGAGGAAGAGCAGGAGGCAAAGGCTGAGCTGCAGCGGGGAATGTCAAAGGCCAACAGTGAGGTTGCTCAGTGGAGAACCAAATATGAAACTGATGCCATCCAGCGCACTGAGGAGCTTGAAGAGTCTAA GAAGAAGCTGGCTCAGCGTCTGCAAGAGGCAGAGGAACAAATTGAGGCAGTGAACTCCAAATGTGCATCTCTGGAGAAGACCAAACAGAGACTCCAGGGTGAGGTGGAGGACCTCATGATTGATGTGGAGAGAGCCAATGGCTTGGCTGCTAACCTTGACAAGAAGCAGAGGAACTTTGACAAG GTCTTGGCAGAATGGAAGCAGAAATATGAGGAAGGTCAGGCAGAGCTGGAAGGTGCCCAGAAAGAGGCTCGTTCACTCAGCACTGAACTGTTCAAGATGAAGAACTCCTATGAGGAGAGTCTGGATCAGCTGGAGACCCTCAAGAGAGAGAACAAGAATCTGCAGC AGGAGATTTCAGATCTGACAGAGCAGTTAGGTGAGACTGGTAAGAGCATCCATGAGCTGGAAAAGGCCAAGAAGGCAGTGGAGACTGAGAAGTCAGAGATTCAGACCGCCCTGGAGGAGGCTGAA gGCACGTTGGAGCATGAGGAGTCCAAGATTCTTCGTGTCCAGCTTGAGCTAAACCAAGTCAAAGGAGAGATTGACAGGAAGCTTGCAGAGAAGGATGAGGAGATAGAGCAGATCAAGAGGAACAGCCAGagagtcattgaatcaatgcagggcactctggactctgaagtCAGGAGCAGGAATGATTCCCTGAGAATCAAGAAGAAGATGGAGGGAGACCTTAATGAGATGGAGATTCAGCTGAGCCATGCCAATCGCCAGGCTGCTGAGGCCCAGAAACAGCTCAGGAATGTTCAGGGACAACTAAAG GATGCCCAACTGCACCTTGATGATGCCCAGAGAGGACAGGAAGACATGAAGGAGCAGGTGGCCATGGTGGAGCGTAGAAACACTCTGATGCAGTCTGAGATTGAGGAGCTGAGAGCTGCTCTGGAGCAGACAGAGAGAAGCCGCAAAGTGGCTGAACAAGAGCTGGTGGATATCAGTGAGCGTGTTGGGCTGCTGCACTCTCAG AACACAAGTCTCCTGAACACCAAGAAGAAGCTTGAGGCTGACCTTGTACAAATCCAGAGTGAAGTTGATGACACTGTACAGGAAGCCAGAAATGCAGAGGAGAAAGCAAAGAAGGCCATCACTGAT GCTGCAATGatggcagaagagctgaagaagGAGCAGGACACCAGTGCTCACCTTGAGAGGATGAAGAAGAATCTGGAGGTCACAGTGAAGGACCTTCAGCACCGTCTGGATGAGGCTGAGAATCTGGCCATGAAGGGAGGAAAGAAGCAGCTCCAGAAACTGGAGTCCAGG GTCCGTGAGCTTGAGGCTGAAGTTGAAGCAGAGCAGAGACGTGGAGCTGATGCTGTTAAAGGTGTCCGCAAATATGAGAGGAGAGTCAAGGAACTTACCTACCAG ACTGAGGAGGATAAGAAGAACCTCAACAGACTGCAGGATCTGGTTGACAAGCTTCAGCTGAAGGTCAAGGCTTACAAGAGACAGGCTGAAGAATCT GAGGAACAAGCCAACACTCACCTGTCCAAGTTGAGGAAGGTGCAGCATGAGTTTGAAGAGGCTGAGGAGCGTGCTGACATTGCTGAGTCTCAGGTCAACAAGCTCAGAGCCAAGAGCCGTGATGCTGGAAAG GGCAAAGAGGCAGCTGAATGA